From the genome of Kluyveromyces lactis strain NRRL Y-1140 chromosome F complete sequence:
GGAGCAAACTATGTGCCTATTCTGCTTTCTTCAGACGTTTTGAAGCagaattattattttttctattaCATTTATCATAATTTCAAACTAGCATTTGACTGTTCCATGATGGTCAACATCAGCATCTGGATAATAATATGCCTACTTGCCAttcaaaaaagattaaaTTGCCGTTTATTGAGAAAAGTACGATCCAGATTCACTTCAACGATCTCAACAACACATCacacagaaacaaaaatctTCAGATGGTATTTGACAATTTTACCCACCATCGGAGAGACCTGGTTCTTGTTGATTTTCCTTATCATCAATGTCCTTGTCAGCACGATTCATTATCCGCTATACGAATCCAATACTGGAGAAGGGAAAATGGTATTTTTGGTGAAGTGCGTTGCCAATAGAACTGGAGGACTTGCATTCGGTCTCCTACCCTTAACGGTATTACTTGCTGGAAGAAACAATATTATCAGTTCATTGACTGGTATGCCGTATTGTACCATGATATTCTATCACAAATGGGCGGCGAGATTAATGACGATATTCGGATTTACTCACGGTATGTTATGGTCTGGATACTGTCTGTGGAAAGAGGCCGAGCTTTTGGCCAActatttgaaaacaacTCCGCTATTCAGATGGGGGGTCATAATCACAGATCTTTCAATCATTCTTGTACTTACATCTACGTATATGTGGAAATCGAGAAGATACGAATTGTTCTTGACGTTGCATATCGTATTAGCCGCAGTGTTCTTTTATGGTTGCTACAAACATTGTGAGGAATTGGGATGGTTAGGCTGGATCTACCTCTCGGTTGCTCTATGGGTGATGGATAGAGCAATCCGATTAATCAAACTTCTGAGGTTTGGAGGCATGAAGCTAGCTTATTGTACTGTATTAGATTCGGAACACGAAATATTCCAGGTATCGATACCAAATAGTGGTGCCATGCGGTTCTTCCCCGGATGTTACGCATTTTTGTACGTATGGAACACGAGATTATTCTGGCATGGTCATCCATTCTCTTTAATGAAGAATGGCACTGacattatcatcattatcaagGCGAAAGACGGTATGACAAGAGAACTATACAACAAATTGCCCAAGGATGGGACTATTTATCCAATCCGGGCGGCCCTCGAAGGTCCTTACGGCCACGAGGCTCCTGTAGAAAATTACGACCATGCATTATTCGTTACATCAGGAACGGCTTTGCCAGGACCCATCTCGTACCTGCAAAGAATGCACAATATGAAAGACTTCCACTTTGTGTGGATCATCAGTAACGAGAGGTTCTTGAACTACATGAGGTATGCTCTAGAATCATTGCTGCAGCAAAAGAAGGGGAATTTCGAAATATACATCACGAGACCATTATCAATCGATATATCTTGGGTCCCATCAACTTTGAGCATTCACCATGGAAGGCCACTGTTGGAAGACATCATACACCAAGATCTTTCCAAGTGGAAAAACTCTGTAGTTGTATCCTGCGCAATGCCGTTCGTCGATGATCAAGTAAGAAATTACGTTGCTAAGGAAATGCAGCAGGGAACTGTAGATTTCTATGATGAGCTGCAAGTTTGGTAAACTGAGAGGGTTTTTCCCTAGTTTCTCTTCACATCTATTCATTTTCTGTGGTATATTTAGCAAGCACTATATAGAAAAGGACGGGACAGCTCGGCCAAAAATGGTAAATATTCCCAAAACCTTTAAGAAAGCCCTTGAACTGAAAGTAGTGCGAATAACTAAACGCGTGATTCACTTTAATCGTTAGAGACTCAAATGAAGATggcaagaaaaaaaaaactagCTCGGAGTGCAAACCATATTCAGTGTCTTCGAGGAATTGATTCCATATCACAAgtaaaaaaagaaaaaagaaaccatGCACGTCAAGTGTCCAACTACAAAAAGATAAACCTCTTTGTGGAACCCCCCATAATACGTCCTTATACCCCCAAAACCTAGTTAAGCATATAACCGACCCCAAAAACTTCCGCCAGAAAAAAAGTCATTGTGACTTGTTTCTTTCCACTCCATATACAGGGCTGAAAGAACCacattttgaaataaagcACAGAAACAATCGTAACCCACAGATCTTAACCTTATTTGGCTAAGCTTTCCTTCCACTGTGATGAGACATCCAAAGACATAAACGAGTGGTTGGCCGTTACTGAACCAGTTTCATTCAACACAGCGAATAGAAGCTCCAAGACAAGATGCTACTCTGGGGAAATCTATGATAGCGCACCACACTGTGATTTCACACACTTGCAAGTTAGCTACTGAAGAGTACGTGTTTGGATCTTTTCTTTCGGTTTCTTGTCCGGCCTTGTGGGATAGAGTTACATATTACTTCTGTTGGTAATTACTGCTACTATTGTTACTGAGATGAGTATTTTATGTTCTGCATGGAGTGTTGCTTCAATAGATGGACTATGTGTAATTCCGACTGGGGCGAGAAAGGTGGTAACGAGAAGttcatataaatataaagTATCACCGACAAGTACGGATTTGTCTTATTATGTGCTCTCCTTCCAATGATCTAATTCTGTCGCAATATAGGTCAAACTAATTATAAAATATTTCCCTCGCGCTGAGATACCCTTATTTGCAACCAGCTGTTTGTTAAAACCTGATATTATAAACATAAGTATCAGAATAGTATTTATTAGTGTGTCATGACCAGTTTGAAGAGATCTTTGGAACCATTTAACgtattggaagaaactATTCCAGGCGTTCACCAAGAAGTTAAGAGATTCAAGAATGCTAAAACCGAGGAGCTTTATACTTCCCTGGAGTATGTGCCTCAAACACAAAAAGGTTTAGTAGTTTCTTCGTTCACTGAGGATTTGAAACTGTTGACAGATTTACCAGTACCACAGAAGTTAAAGCCTTATGagattttgataaaaaacAAATACATTGGACTTAACCATGTGGATTGGAAGAGTAAAAAGTACAGATTTAGCATTTACTCTTTCCCAT
Proteins encoded in this window:
- the FRE3 gene encoding ferric-chelate reductase (some similarities with uniprot|Q12473 Saccharomyces cerevisiae YLL051C), which codes for MMSSFKSPEIPDAEVRLITCNLLAGQFQWGYTKSENDGFFGVCCGNYLPFAQTVMQCFVDLLQGDKVAAITEYTTYCNAYTGTNLSIENSLEQFANGSNHLISNPGAGANYVPILLSSDVLKQNYYFFYYIYHNFKLAFDCSMMVNISIWIIICLLAIQKRLNCRLLRKVRSRFTSTISTTHHTETKIFRWYLTILPTIGETWFLLIFLIINVLVSTIHYPLYESNTGEGKMVFLVKCVANRTGGLAFGLLPLTVLLAGRNNIISSLTGMPYCTMIFYHKWAARLMTIFGFTHGMLWSGYCLWKEAELLANYLKTTPLFRWGVIITDLSIILVLTSTYMWKSRRYELFLTLHIVLAAVFFYGCYKHCEELGWLGWIYLSVALWVMDRAIRLIKLLRFGGMKLAYCTVLDSEHEIFQVSIPNSGAMRFFPGCYAFLYVWNTRLFWHGHPFSLMKNGTDIIIIIKAKDGMTRELYNKLPKDGTIYPIRAALEGPYGHEAPVENYDHALFVTSGTALPGPISYLQRMHNMKDFHFVWIISNERFLNYMRYALESLLQQKKGNFEIYITRPLSIDISWVPSTLSIHHGRPLLEDIIHQDLSKWKNSVVVSCAMPFVDDQVRNYVAKEMQQGTVDFYDELQVW